DNA sequence from the Malus domestica chromosome 11, GDT2T_hap1 genome:
CGGTGCTCCACTGACTGTCCCAACCGGCAACGCAGTACGCAGAACATCCCAGCTAGTTAAATCATCAAGTAACTCTCCAGTAACCTACAATCACATTAAAGTTTCGTCCCTTAATTCAATTGTTTGTTGAGTACATACATTACACTCATGAAAATAGTTATAGACCCCATGAGAAAATAAATTCTGAAACTAATGTCTACAGATGCGCGGATGTGTCATCAATCGTTATAGATATTAGGTTACTTATTATGTGTATTACCAAAAGGAGATACTTACTGTTGAACTTATGTGCATGACATGGGAATAACGCTCAATGTTCATGAGCTCCTCAACCTTCACAGAACCAGGTTTTGAGACCTGCATGAACAAATTATCAATCGCTTTATTATGGCCACAATACTAAATGAAAGAAACAGATTATGATAAAAATCTTATAAATATTGTCACGTAAGCCATGAACAGACAAGGCACCAAGTGTGAACTTATTAAGCTAATGCTGAAATATACATCAGTGAAATACTTTTTACCCGCCATGGACTGAAAATAGATACCGGGGAAAATAAAATTTAGCATATGCATGGTATTACACTCTAGAGAATAAAGTTCAACATACAGTAATAATCATACAAATAAGAGAAAGGAAAGATTATAAACCTTCCCAACATCATTCCTTCCCAAGTCTACAAGCATAATATGCTCTGCACATTGCTTTTCATCATTCAAAAGCTGCTTTTCCAGCATTAAATCTTCTTTAGGTGTTTTTCCTCTTCTAACTGTCCCAGCAAGAGGCCGGTTGGTGATCGTTTTCTaataacaaaaacaagaaatgcAAATCTCAGCAATTTATTGCTAATGAAGACTACAACACTATAGTAGGAAAACAAAAGGGaccaaagaaaacataaaatgtAGGACATCTTGTAGGAACCATTGTAGAGGTTTAGGAGCTAGCAACAGAATAAGACGAACACTCAGATGTTAAAATTTTTTGGACTTCCTTTACTCACCTTCTTGACACGTGTCAGAATTTCTGGACTTGAAGCAACCAGAATACAGCCTCTAGCCTGATCATGGAAGTATATACTCATATAATCTCAGAATTACAAGATGAACAAGTAGATTGGAACCAAGGACTCACTGAAAACGAGGCAAACCTGTAAATAAGTCATATATGGACTTGGATTAACTATCCTCAATGCTCGGTAAATTTCAAATGGGTCTGCAAATGTTCGCCTCTCAAAACGCTGGCTTAATACAATCTGAAATATATCCCCAGCTAGAATGTGTTCTTTAGCTTCCAAAACTGCCTCCTTATATTCCTCACTTGTCAAGCTTGAGTCCTCCAATTTAGTACCAAAAAGTTGAGTGTTGAACTCTATTGAACCTGCAGGCAGCCTAGGGCTGAAATTGACAGTCGGTACATTTTTACATCAAccttaagttttttatttttaaaaaagtaATTAACAAGTATGGAGAACTAATTCCCCCAGCCCTGAGGCAGCCTCGAGTTGAAATTGACCGTtgaataatttataattaaaactgGTATTAAAGAGGGAGGGATGAGTAAGAATATAGGAGGGGAATAGaaactcaacaaaaaaaatagaagagaaaTGTGAAAGAAAGGAGTTGATTACTCACGTGATAATGTCATGCACTCTAGATAGCAATGTTTCCAATCTATTTATTCCATCATTGAAGGCCTCGTCAACAGAAGAATATTGATCTAATTGCACCCAGTGAATTACATGTGCTTTCTATAGTagacaaaattgaaaaatagaaaTGGTTATAGCCACAACAGTAGCACCctatttgttaaaataaaaatttacaaccAAAGCATGCAGTTAACTAATTCTCCTAGTTCAGTAATGGGATGCAAATATTTTGATTCAACGTGGCGGAAAAAACAAACAAGtactttgaagaaaaagaataagcATAAGAGCGAGTAactaggaagaaaaaaaaaactattttaacAGAAAAAAAAGCAGATGTCATTATGCTGACATGCATTTGAATCAAAGTGTCTccaatttatatattttcttcactAAAATCTAGCATGAAAATCACAGTACCTTGTCCACATGATCGAACACTATCACATCGTCATAAAGACCAAGATGAACATCAGGAAGATTTCTATCATCTGGTGGTGCACTCGGAAATGGcagctttttcttttcaacataaCGTACTGTATCATAAGAGAAGTACCCAACCCAGCCACCTGATAAAGAGAATGGATGTTGTTAACCACCAACTAGTGACTTCGAAAACCTCAATTTTTTAAGACTGAATTATACAATAATACGAGGATAGATTTATGGCAATTTTGTGACAAGTACATCTTTTGCGAGAGTCCAGAATATCACACATTACTTAGTGTCAACACAGTACATCTACAACCTAAAAAATGTACAGGGAAATATGATCTGTACTGATAGCCCACAGTTCTACTTGCCTAGTCCAAAACTTTGagacaaaaggaaaaaattaaGCAAAGCGTGGTCTTCATTTTTATAAATAACTTCACCACAACTTTACGAGTCTAAGCTTTGTTAACAAACCACATTTAAGGAGAAGTGGTTTACTTTGAACTGAGAGGATTAAGATAAGAGTACTACCAAAAAAATTTAAGGCATGTTCTTTGTGTACTGATCATACCACAAAATGCTTCTGGAAGTTCATCAAGAAGTTGGGGTGTCCATCCCTCCATGATTCTCCGAGGAACAGTCATTGGATCCTCCACGATCTCCTCTGTCCTACAACCTTCTCTGTGGTCCATAATGGTAACCATGTTCTCCTTAGCCACGATTTCAATGGATGGTTGGGCACCAATAACACTGTACCGGCCCTAACAATGATTGACACCAAAAATTTGTAAGTGATTAATTATTGTCTAAAGTCAGATGCAAACAAATACAAATGATACAAGGGGCTGAGGACGCTTACAACATTGGAGTCGTTGGAACCCGGCTCAACTGACTCAAACAGAAAACTTGGAGCATCTCTATCATCCTCCTTAACCAGACACCGGTAAGCAAGAACAGGAGTTAGATGATCTGAGAATATGCTCCGAGACAGAGGAATTAAATTCCCCTTCTTCGAGGCTTCTACAAACTTCTCTGATTCGTCGGCTGCAGTAAAATCAATCGCACAAATCAAAACTCGCATTGCCTGACAGAATCAAATTTTGAATTCTAAAATTTGGGCAGATTGTAATCATATAATGACCACCACTCTCATTGTTCAGCTAATCGAACCGAAATTAGCAATTTACAATGTAAATCAAAACACAATTAACTAAAAGCCCAGAAATTCATTTTCTATATTTTCTTCCAGTAAAACAATCATAGAACTCAAATGTAAATGGCTAATACTCAATTATCCACCCAAAGTTCCACattttctcggaaaccaaaCACATCCCAGAAAGAAAATGTAGTTTAATCAACTGCTCcagaagaaaatttgaaaatttaccCAATGAGGCAGATGAGAGGGCCGAGCATCTCAGTGTGCGGACACGGGGCGTGGCGCGAAGCAGAGACAGAGAGCTGGAAACTCTGTTATGAAATTTAACGGAGACCGTTGACAGCGTCGGGAGAGTTGACGGCAGTTGACGGGAGCCAAAACGGCTAGGGTTTCCAATTTCCatggcagaagaagaagaaagcaggtTGGTTTCGAGTTTGAACAGACGAAGTTGCCGTGGTGACTTCTGAGAGGCTGAGACTGGAGAAAGACTGAGCCAGACACTGCTTATTGGGCTTTTGACTTTGGGCTCAAATATCCTAATAACTCAAATTACTTAAACTACGCGTGTATCAAGAAGCttttgtataaaataaaatgagttttaacgaaaaatttgtggtattgtttattttaacaaaaaattatatttttacactaaaaaatcaaatctaatactattcattttacctttgattttgtccttataattaaaactcaaagttttcaattccttttcattagtttttcttaaaataaaagacgaaaaaaataatttaaagatagaaaataaaatgaataaaTATTTTCACATaagccttttttattttatgaaaatatttacTTATTTATGTTCGTTGATTTTACAATTATCAGAGAGAAACTTAATATGCATAACCAGCAGGctggtcgatctcagaaatcttaTCGGCCTACAAACCGAAGATGGGCAACCAAGGATGGATTGGCCGAACCTTGCTGCTCAGGCCTCTAAGAGATCGACCTCTGGCTACACATTATGTTTTCTATTTGTACTTCTTTGGCAATAATTGGTATTTACTTGTTATTGTATTTACAAATTTTCTTAAATATAAAATCACCTAATTCTAATTTACATGTTATAAAATGGATGATCAACGAATGTATAATTTAGGGTATAGTATTAATTTACTAAATATGCATGTTATAGCAAGGGTTGATTGACAAAATCATGCGACAGTGATGCCATCTCACCAAAAGATTAGTTAATTATCACATCATTTCATGTGTATTTTCACACATATAATTGCTAGGAAATAACGAGAATCGAATCCTTATCATGAACATGAGAGATCATAATTCTAGTTCTACATAACAAAAAATCTTTGTAacaaaagcatgaaaataaataaacattattATCCTTTCAGAAAGAAGAATGTGTTACATTCCTATGTTTATACAAAATAAGTTACATCTTTTGAATTACAAGTATAACATAAGCTAATTCAACAACTTCTCTCTGTTGTTTTCCTTTGTATCATCTTTTTAAAGAACGAAACGGCGAAATTGAACTCTTGACGAAAACTGGTCTGCAATTAGATGCTTCTCGTCGCCGGAAATCTGCATTCGAACAGTAATATGAAACTGTAAGAGATAAAACGACCCCTGACGGAAACTGGCAAGATAAATATTTATGAGTAAATGGTCAATACTTGGCTTCCAAGGCACATTATCTGCAGGAAAGCTTTCACTGGACATGGATTTTATTTCAACTGTGcaatgaataatatttttacCAGCATGTTGCTAACCCTATGTTAGCGTCTTCGTTTGTATGGTTGAAGCATTcagttcaaaatataaaaagagaCCCCAAGCCAACAAGGCTCCCCGATTTGGAGGGTTGAAGGAAACGTCTATCGTATGCAACCTTACCTTTGCTTTGCAAAGAGGCTATTTATATAACTCGAACCGGTGACCTTTCGGTCACAACGGAGCAACCTTTCCGTTGCGCCAAGGCTCGCTCTCATGCAGTTCAAAATATGAGATGCGCAATTCGTAATCAAGGCAATGCATTTCGAGAGAACTGTAAAAGGTAAGGTCCCGCCGGTATCAAGCGTAAGAAGAATCTGGACTACATATTCTTTGAATACAACTACTGAAGACAGTTCCGAAAGAAACGAATTCCCTGTTCAAACATAAAAGAGGTAAACATCAACAAGCTGAAAGAAATTACAAGATTATATCGTAAATCAAAACCGGAGTTTATAAGAGGCTTAGATATATTGTGACCTCACCTGTAGTGCAAAAGTGATGTCTGCTTCATCTGCTGCATTCATCGTCACTCTTTTAAGTTTTTCGTCTCGAGATTGACCACCCAACTTCAGGAGGCCCTGCACGTAGATTATGCCTCAGTAAGTAACTTGTTTCTCCTTTACCAAGTTGGTGAATTCGTATTAAAACCTAATAACGTATTGTCAGAGAACCCCGATACAAGGAAT
Encoded proteins:
- the LOC103429956 gene encoding anthranilate synthase alpha subunit 2, chloroplastic-like isoform X1, producing the protein MEIGNPSRFGSRQLPSTLPTLSTVSVKFHNRVSSSLSLLRATPRVRTLRCSALSSASLADESEKFVEASKKGNLIPLSRSIFSDHLTPVLAYRCLVKEDDRDAPSFLFESVEPGSNDSNVGRYSVIGAQPSIEIVAKENMVTIMDHREGCRTEEIVEDPMTVPRRIMEGWTPQLLDELPEAFCGGWVGYFSYDTVRYVEKKKLPFPSAPPDDRNLPDVHLGLYDDVIVFDHVDKKAHVIHWVQLDQYSSVDEAFNDGINRLETLLSRVHDIITPRLPAGSIEFNTQLFGTKLEDSSLTSEEYKEAVLEAKEHILAGDIFQIVLSQRFERRTFADPFEIYRALRIVNPSPYMTYLQARGCILVASSPEILTRVKKKTITNRPLAGTVRRGKTPKEDLMLEKQLLNDEKQCAEHIMLVDLGRNDVGKVSKPGSVKVEELMNIERYSHVMHISSTVTGELLDDLTSWDVLRTALPVGTVSGAPKVKAMELIDKLEVTRRGPYSGGFGGISFSGNMDIALALRTIVFPTSFRYDTMYSYKDANKRREWVAHLQAGAGIVADSDPADEQRECENKAAALARAIDLAESSFVDN
- the LOC103429956 gene encoding anthranilate synthase alpha subunit 2, chloroplastic-like isoform X2; the protein is MEIGNPSRFGSRQLPSTLPTLSTVSVKFHNRVSSSLSLLRATPRVRTLRCSALSSASLADESEKFVEASKKGNLIPLSRSIFSDHLTPVLAYRCLVKEDDRDAPSFLFESVEPGSNDSNVGRYSVIGAQPSIEIVAKENMVTIMDHREGCRTEEIVEDPMTVPRRIMEGWTPQLLDELPEAFCGGWVGYFSYDTVRYVEKKKLPFPSAPPDDRNLPDVHLGLYDDVIVFDHVDKKAHVIHWVQLDQYSSVDEAFNDGINRLETLLSRVHDIITPRLPAGSIEFNTQLFGTKLEDSSLTSEEYKEAVLEAKEHILAGDIFQIVLSQRFERRTFADPFEIYRALRIVNPSPYMTYLQKTITNRPLAGTVRRGKTPKEDLMLEKQLLNDEKQCAEHIMLVDLGRNDVGKVSKPGSVKVEELMNIERYSHVMHISSTVTGELLDDLTSWDVLRTALPVGTVSGAPKVKAMELIDKLEVTRRGPYSGGFGGISFSGNMDIALALRTIVFPTSFRYDTMYSYKDANKRREWVAHLQAGAGIVADSDPADEQRECENKAAALARAIDLAESSFVDN